A window of the Parvularcula bermudensis HTCC2503 genome harbors these coding sequences:
- the recG gene encoding ATP-dependent DNA helicase RecG: MRPAELNRYFADLTSLPGVGPKTAALLQKVAGPRIIDLLLTGPTGLIDRSYRPKVGEAILGRVATVTVTVTAHTPPPTGRRLIPYRILTADDTGYLTLVFFRAKREWLETRYPVGTSLTVSGTIDDYGGARQMTHPDYMLRPDHDETLPEVEPVYPLTAGLTLPTYRRAVAAALRRVAPLAEWRAPPLEGDGAPPLPDWADAVRTLHAPQSERDLSPSSPARRRLAADELLSNQLALSLIRHRRQQIAGRALPGDPTLMEGGRAALPFRLTAAQDQALAEIVADMQSPARMVRLLQGDVGSGKTMVAFFALLQAIGSGVQGALMAPTEILALQHEETLRPLCDRLGLSLVTLLGRDKGPERAAKRRGVAEGYVPLVIGTHALLSEDVVFRDLGLIVVDEQHRFGVTQRLSLQEKGRRADILVMTATPIPRSLALTTYGDMSVSQIREKPPGRKPVATRALPTTRLDEVMSAIGRAAARGDQIYWVCPLVEENDQLALTSVTERAASLADATGLDIAAVHGRMSPQEKDAVVARFARGDADVLVATTVIEVGVNTPNATIMVIEHAERFGLAQLHQLRGRVGRGDKPSSCLLLYSTGDGEQLGKTAKARLNTLRETEDGFVIAEADLALRGPGDALGTAQSGQARFRFGDLSAHKDVLEWAHQEAADIVRHDPYLDTKRGAALRTLLYLFGQDEAARRLRSG, from the coding sequence ATGCGCCCCGCCGAACTCAACCGATACTTTGCCGATCTCACCTCATTACCGGGCGTTGGGCCGAAGACGGCCGCCCTTTTACAAAAAGTGGCCGGCCCACGGATCATCGATTTGCTCCTGACCGGCCCCACCGGGCTGATTGATCGCAGCTATCGTCCCAAGGTTGGGGAGGCGATCCTCGGGCGGGTCGCGACGGTGACGGTGACCGTCACGGCGCACACACCGCCGCCGACCGGGCGCCGCTTGATCCCCTATCGCATCCTCACCGCCGACGACACGGGCTATCTCACGCTGGTCTTCTTTCGGGCAAAGCGCGAATGGCTGGAAACCCGCTATCCGGTGGGCACGAGCCTGACGGTCAGTGGGACGATCGACGACTATGGCGGCGCCCGGCAAATGACGCACCCAGATTATATGCTGCGCCCAGACCACGATGAGACGCTGCCCGAGGTTGAGCCGGTCTATCCATTGACCGCAGGCCTCACCCTCCCGACCTATCGGCGGGCGGTGGCCGCGGCGTTGAGGCGGGTGGCGCCCTTGGCCGAATGGCGGGCACCGCCGCTTGAGGGCGATGGCGCGCCTCCCCTCCCCGACTGGGCCGACGCCGTTCGCACCCTGCACGCGCCCCAGTCCGAGCGGGACCTGTCCCCCTCCTCCCCGGCGCGCCGCCGTCTCGCCGCGGACGAATTGCTGTCGAACCAGCTAGCGCTCAGCTTGATCCGCCATCGGCGCCAGCAAATTGCGGGACGCGCGCTGCCCGGCGATCCGACATTGATGGAAGGTGGGCGGGCCGCCCTGCCGTTTCGCCTTACCGCCGCGCAGGATCAGGCCCTCGCGGAGATCGTTGCCGATATGCAGTCACCCGCTCGCATGGTTCGCCTGCTCCAGGGGGATGTGGGCTCTGGCAAAACCATGGTGGCCTTTTTCGCGCTCCTCCAGGCCATCGGCTCGGGGGTACAGGGCGCCCTGATGGCGCCGACGGAGATCCTGGCCCTTCAGCACGAGGAGACCCTCCGCCCCCTCTGCGATCGCCTGGGCCTGTCGCTTGTCACGCTGCTCGGCCGCGATAAGGGACCGGAACGGGCAGCCAAGCGCCGGGGGGTTGCCGAAGGCTATGTCCCCCTCGTGATCGGCACCCACGCCCTTTTGTCCGAGGACGTTGTTTTTCGCGACCTGGGCCTGATCGTTGTCGACGAGCAGCACCGATTTGGGGTCACCCAGCGATTGAGCCTTCAGGAAAAAGGGCGGCGGGCGGATATTTTAGTGATGACGGCCACGCCAATCCCCCGCAGCCTCGCACTGACCACTTACGGCGATATGAGTGTCAGCCAGATACGGGAAAAACCCCCCGGACGGAAACCCGTTGCCACCCGTGCCCTTCCCACCACGCGCCTCGATGAGGTGATGTCAGCCATAGGGCGCGCTGCCGCCCGCGGAGACCAAATCTATTGGGTATGTCCCTTGGTCGAGGAGAACGACCAATTGGCCCTGACCTCCGTCACCGAGCGAGCCGCGTCTTTGGCAGACGCAACCGGCCTCGACATCGCTGCGGTACACGGACGAATGTCTCCGCAGGAGAAGGATGCCGTGGTCGCCCGCTTCGCGCGTGGGGACGCCGATGTCCTGGTGGCCACGACCGTGATTGAGGTGGGGGTGAACACGCCAAATGCCACGATCATGGTCATCGAACATGCCGAACGGTTCGGCCTCGCCCAGCTTCACCAATTACGGGGACGGGTTGGCCGCGGGGACAAGCCCTCAAGCTGTCTGCTTCTTTACAGCACCGGCGACGGGGAGCAGCTCGGCAAAACGGCAAAGGCACGGCTTAACACGCTGCGGGAAACCGAGGATGGGTTTGTGATCGCCGAAGCGGATCTCGCCCTTCGCGGCCCCGGCGATGCGTTGGGGACGGCACAATCTGGGCAAGCGCGCTTTCGGTTCGGCGATCTTTCCGCGCACAAGGATGTGCTGGAATGGGCCCATCAAGAAGCAGCGGACATCGTCCGTCATGACCCCTATCTCGACACGAAAAGAGGAGCGGCCCTGAGGACGCTCCTCTATCTATTCGGTCAGGACGAGGCCGCCCGCCGCCTGCGGTCCGGCTGA
- a CDS encoding DegT/DnrJ/EryC1/StrS family aminotransferase: MNGVANLALERETRVGTIAFIDLKAQQKLIRERIEKRLLDVLDHGRYIAGPEIDELEKTLADKVGVQHCIACSSGTDALLIPMMGLKLQPTDAVFIPAFTYNATANAVLVAGGRPVFVDIDPSTLNMCPNDLDRRIDEAKQAGLTPRVVCPVDLFGAPADYMTIGTIAASHGLTLFADGAQSFGGKHQGSWVGAIASVTGCSFFPGKSLGAYGDGGATFTDDDEMAELCRSIRWHGTDNDRAISVRVGINGRMASLQAAVLLEKEAIFWDELKRRHEIAAIYASDLDGFATPQEIPPGIESGYGYYTIRTVQRDAIREAMTKIGVPTAIYYKTPLHKMPAFAHLAPEGGLPGCEAAAGQVLSLPMHPYLTDDQAHFVCDAFKAAKKEVCGG, translated from the coding sequence ATGAACGGCGTTGCCAATCTGGCCCTTGAGAGGGAAACCCGTGTCGGGACGATTGCGTTCATCGACCTGAAGGCTCAACAGAAGCTCATTCGTGAACGGATCGAAAAACGGCTCCTCGATGTCCTCGATCATGGTCGGTATATCGCCGGGCCGGAGATCGATGAGTTGGAAAAGACCCTCGCCGATAAAGTCGGGGTTCAGCACTGTATCGCGTGCAGTTCGGGGACCGACGCGCTGTTGATCCCGATGATGGGACTTAAACTGCAGCCGACCGATGCAGTCTTCATCCCCGCCTTCACCTATAACGCCACCGCCAATGCCGTCCTGGTCGCGGGGGGACGCCCGGTCTTCGTGGATATCGATCCCTCGACACTCAATATGTGTCCGAACGATCTCGATCGGCGGATCGACGAAGCGAAACAAGCGGGACTGACCCCCAGGGTCGTCTGTCCCGTCGATCTGTTTGGGGCGCCGGCGGATTATATGACGATCGGCACGATTGCCGCCTCCCACGGGCTGACGCTGTTCGCCGATGGCGCGCAAAGCTTTGGCGGGAAACACCAGGGCAGCTGGGTGGGCGCAATTGCTTCCGTCACCGGCTGCAGTTTCTTTCCCGGCAAGTCGCTCGGCGCCTATGGCGATGGGGGCGCGACCTTCACCGACGATGACGAGATGGCCGAACTTTGCCGGTCGATCCGTTGGCACGGAACGGACAATGATCGCGCCATCTCCGTTCGGGTGGGGATCAACGGCCGGATGGCCAGCCTTCAGGCCGCGGTCCTTCTGGAAAAAGAAGCGATCTTTTGGGATGAGCTGAAGCGGCGCCACGAGATCGCCGCAATTTATGCCAGCGACCTTGATGGCTTTGCGACGCCCCAGGAAATACCGCCCGGCATCGAGAGCGGCTATGGATATTACACGATCCGAACCGTTCAACGGGATGCGATCCGTGAGGCGATGACGAAAATCGGCGTCCCCACGGCGATCTATTATAAGACGCCCCTCCATAAGATGCCCGCCTTTGCGCATTTGGCGCCGGAGGGGGGGCTGCCCGGGTGCGAAGCGGCCGCGGGCCAGGTGCTCTCCTTGCCGATGCACCCCTATCTGACGGACGATCAGGCCCACTTTGTCTGCGATGCCTTCAAAGCGGCCAAGAAAGAGGTCTGCGGGGGATGA
- a CDS encoding DUF502 domain-containing protein: MPHLPKPGPFASLRNSFLTGVVISAPLFITFAVLYWFITGPLRRLDGFVRNNIPQQFLPEDISILPGLGVLIAVIFLTVLGIIGKNFIGRSLIGFGERAVDSVPIVRSLYGFFKNVFEMALQQSEQSFKEVALIEYPRPGLWTLCFVVTSTKGEVRHALADRGEDMTNVFVPTTPNPTSGFLLFVPRSELRILDMSVEDGAKKIFSAGLVAPNFDVTSMEGQERSAPEEGNGGKTFSLFGRKQVDEGQTDPKKPTKKSVASS; this comes from the coding sequence GTGCCGCATTTGCCAAAACCGGGGCCGTTCGCCTCGCTGCGTAACAGCTTCCTCACCGGCGTTGTCATTTCCGCGCCGCTCTTCATTACCTTTGCGGTTCTTTACTGGTTCATCACCGGTCCCCTCCGGCGCCTCGATGGATTTGTCCGCAACAATATTCCCCAGCAATTCCTGCCCGAAGACATCTCCATCTTGCCCGGGCTTGGGGTGTTGATCGCTGTCATCTTCCTCACCGTCCTTGGGATCATCGGGAAGAATTTCATCGGCCGCTCGCTGATCGGTTTCGGTGAACGGGCGGTCGATTCGGTACCCATCGTTCGCAGCCTCTATGGGTTCTTCAAAAATGTTTTTGAGATGGCGCTGCAGCAGTCAGAGCAATCCTTCAAAGAGGTGGCCCTGATTGAGTATCCGCGCCCCGGCCTCTGGACGCTTTGTTTTGTGGTGACGTCGACGAAAGGCGAGGTTCGTCATGCCCTGGCCGATCGTGGCGAGGACATGACCAATGTTTTCGTGCCGACGACCCCCAATCCGACCTCCGGCTTCTTGCTCTTCGTCCCGCGATCGGAGTTGCGGATCCTCGATATGTCCGTGGAAGACGGGGCGAAGAAGATCTTTTCGGCGGGTCTCGTTGCGCCCAATTTCGACGTAACCTCCATGGAGGGACAGGAGCGGTCGGCCCCTGAAGAGGGGAATGGCGGGAAAACCTTTTCGCTATTCGGACGAAAACAGGTGGATGAGGGGCAAACTGACCCCAAAAAACCGACTAAAAAGTCGGTAGCATCTTCCTAA
- a CDS encoding Gfo/Idh/MocA family protein, whose protein sequence is MTDKLRAGVAGAGVFGGYHANKYLEVDGADLVGIFDADPQRAAKAAAERGVTPYAAFDDFLAAVDILTVATPATTHSALVEQALSAGRHVLVEKPIALDLAAADGLITLAERNELILQVGHQERYVADAFGLFERGIPNRVRSRRLNNYSGRAMDVSIVFDLMIHDLDLLAILTGTHEARIVNIEAKAVHGTLADFVRVDLQLAGGLEAELSASRLEQRPVRDLFLDYGEGSVLLDFLTRTFENTTDQPLGIDLSAATLPLAYRDPLRFGTEAFVAAVTTGQEPTVGGRAGRRALALAVEIERAANEIVRGGRP, encoded by the coding sequence ATGACGGATAAGTTGCGGGCAGGCGTTGCCGGAGCCGGTGTATTTGGCGGCTATCACGCGAATAAATATCTCGAAGTCGACGGGGCCGATCTCGTCGGAATCTTCGATGCCGATCCGCAACGGGCGGCCAAGGCCGCAGCGGAACGCGGGGTCACGCCCTATGCCGCCTTCGACGATTTCCTCGCCGCGGTCGATATTCTCACTGTCGCCACCCCGGCGACCACGCATTCGGCCCTGGTCGAGCAGGCTTTGTCGGCGGGCCGGCATGTGCTGGTGGAAAAGCCGATTGCCCTCGATCTTGCGGCGGCCGATGGGCTCATCACCCTCGCTGAGCGCAATGAGCTGATCCTCCAGGTCGGCCATCAGGAACGCTATGTCGCCGATGCGTTCGGCTTGTTCGAGCGCGGCATCCCGAACCGCGTGCGCTCCCGCCGTCTCAACAATTATTCGGGACGCGCCATGGATGTCTCGATCGTCTTCGATTTGATGATTCACGATCTCGACCTTCTGGCGATCCTCACCGGCACCCATGAGGCGAGAATCGTCAATATTGAGGCGAAGGCCGTCCATGGGACGTTGGCGGATTTCGTGCGGGTCGACTTGCAGCTAGCCGGGGGGCTTGAGGCGGAATTGTCGGCCTCCCGTCTTGAGCAAAGGCCGGTCAGGGATCTGTTCCTCGATTATGGGGAAGGGAGTGTCTTGCTCGATTTCCTGACCCGAACCTTCGAAAATACGACTGACCAGCCCTTGGGGATCGATCTGTCCGCGGCGACGCTGCCGCTGGCCTATCGGGATCCTTTGCGGTTCGGTACCGAAGCATTCGTCGCCGCCGTGACGACGGGGCAGGAGCCCACTGTGGGCGGCCGGGCCGGACGTCGCGCCCTGGCCCTGGCCGTCGAGATCGAACGGGCGGCGAATGAGATCGTAAGAGGAGGGCGCCCATGA
- a CDS encoding TerB family tellurite resistance protein, which yields MLNRLFAAFQGAPQDETAAPQMEPAIAALLVEAARADDIYTEDEKHLIDTLLSKRFALSADAAADLRARAEIAQAEANDLYGFSHIVKSELDREGKMSLVEDLWRIVLSDGDRDPHEEMLIRRLVGLIYLEDRDSALARQRAEKALESGQ from the coding sequence ATGCTAAATCGCCTCTTTGCCGCCTTTCAAGGCGCCCCGCAGGACGAGACCGCCGCCCCCCAGATGGAGCCCGCCATCGCCGCCTTACTGGTCGAGGCCGCCCGCGCGGACGACATCTATACGGAGGATGAAAAGCACCTCATCGACACGCTCCTCTCCAAACGCTTCGCGTTGTCTGCGGACGCGGCGGCGGATCTCAGAGCTCGGGCGGAGATCGCCCAGGCCGAAGCGAACGATCTTTACGGCTTCTCCCATATTGTGAAGTCGGAACTCGACCGCGAGGGGAAGATGTCCCTTGTCGAGGACCTATGGCGCATCGTCCTCTCGGATGGCGATCGGGACCCCCATGAGGAAATGCTGATCCGTCGCTTGGTCGGGCTCATCTATCTGGAGGATCGCGACTCGGCCCTCGCCCGTCAGCGGGCCGAAAAGGCGCTGGAAAGCGGCCAGTGA
- a CDS encoding class II 3-deoxy-7-phosphoheptulonate synthase, whose product MMWTPDSWRVKPAKHIPDDYPDPEALAAVEQELSRFPPLVFAGEVRTLRRRLADVSAGKAFLLQGGDCAESFKEFHPNNIRDTFRVLLQMSVALTYGAAMPVVKVGRIAGQFAKPRSSPTEDSGGVTLPSYRGDNINGMAFDETSRVPDPRRLQQAYGQAAATLNLLRALAKGGYADLRNVHRWMLEFTNEPQGVRFRALADRISEAMAFMEACGITGSGDESVSETEFYTSHEGLLLGYEQAMTREDSTSGDWYDTSAHMIWIGDRTRQPDGAHVEFCRGVQNPIGIKCGPTLEPDDLIALIDILNPDNKAGRLVLISRFGANKVGDGLPRLIRRVEEEGRHVVWSSDPMHGNTQKAQSGYKTRAFDNIAAEITQFFDICRSEGAHPGGVHFEMTGQDVTECIGGGQAISEENLSLRYHTHCDPRLNASQSLELAFILAEKLREDRQSAEIGSSTAP is encoded by the coding sequence ATGATGTGGACACCCGATAGCTGGCGCGTAAAGCCCGCAAAACACATTCCCGACGATTATCCCGATCCCGAGGCTCTCGCGGCCGTGGAGCAAGAATTGTCACGCTTTCCTCCTCTCGTTTTTGCGGGGGAGGTGCGGACCTTGCGCCGCCGCTTGGCGGATGTGTCCGCGGGAAAGGCCTTTCTGCTGCAAGGCGGGGACTGTGCTGAGAGCTTCAAGGAGTTCCACCCCAACAATATCCGCGACACCTTCCGGGTGCTGCTGCAAATGTCGGTTGCCTTGACCTATGGCGCCGCCATGCCGGTGGTGAAGGTGGGACGCATCGCCGGTCAGTTCGCGAAACCTCGCTCCTCACCGACCGAAGATTCCGGGGGGGTGACCCTGCCGAGTTATCGCGGCGACAATATCAACGGGATGGCCTTCGACGAAACCTCCCGCGTCCCCGACCCCCGTCGGCTCCAACAAGCCTATGGACAGGCCGCGGCGACCCTCAACCTGTTAAGAGCCCTGGCAAAGGGCGGCTACGCCGATTTGCGGAACGTCCATCGCTGGATGCTGGAATTCACCAATGAGCCGCAAGGGGTGCGCTTCCGTGCCCTCGCGGATCGGATTTCCGAGGCCATGGCCTTTATGGAGGCCTGCGGGATCACCGGCAGCGGCGATGAGAGCGTCAGCGAAACGGAGTTCTACACCAGCCACGAAGGCCTCTTGCTTGGCTATGAGCAGGCGATGACCCGTGAGGATTCGACCAGTGGTGACTGGTACGATACCTCCGCCCATATGATCTGGATCGGCGACCGGACCCGCCAGCCAGATGGGGCGCATGTCGAGTTCTGCCGGGGCGTTCAAAATCCGATCGGGATCAAATGTGGCCCCACGCTGGAGCCCGATGACCTGATCGCGCTCATCGACATTCTCAACCCCGACAATAAAGCTGGACGCCTCGTGCTGATCTCACGGTTTGGCGCCAATAAGGTCGGCGATGGCTTGCCGCGATTGATCAGGCGGGTTGAGGAGGAGGGCCGCCATGTCGTCTGGTCCTCGGACCCGATGCACGGCAACACGCAAAAGGCGCAGAGCGGCTATAAGACCCGCGCCTTCGACAATATCGCAGCGGAAATCACGCAGTTCTTCGACATTTGCCGTAGCGAGGGGGCCCATCCCGGCGGGGTGCATTTCGAAATGACCGGACAGGATGTGACCGAATGTATCGGCGGCGGTCAGGCGATCTCTGAAGAAAACCTCTCCTTGCGGTATCACACCCATTGCGATCCCCGTCTCAATGCCAGCCAGTCCCTCGAATTGGCCTTTATCCTGGCCGAAAAACTGCGCGAGGATCGACAATCCGCTGAAATCGGGTCGTCGACGGCCCCGTAA
- a CDS encoding NAD+ synthase has product MTTGRLSIALAVLNPTVGDVAGNIERIKAAHKEATDCDLVVCSELCVSGYPPEDLVLHAPYAIRCREAVDALAQVTADGPALVVGTPWPAEGRQRKPYNASVLLADGKVQTVAYKRYLPEYGVFDEPRTFSASTAIPDLGIVAGVRLGLMTCEDMWYPTPAADLAERGAEIFVAPHGSPFRLTAHAERLFHAKARVRETGRPLVFTNQVGGQDELVFDGGAFAVDRDEGVYRGPLFARGITRTVWRRDEAGHLRFETGPSEDWPVEEPLIYPALVTGTRDYVRKSGFSSVVLGLSGGIDSAMVAAIAVDALGPDNVRCVMLPSRYTSTESLDDAAACAKALGVTLDRVEIEPMIAVFTDSLAPLFAGRSADVTEENLQSRIRGTALMALSNKFGCLLLSTGNKSEMATGYATLYGDMNGAYNPLKDVYKSVVFRLARWRNANHPSGGLGPRGEVIPERIITKPPSAELRADQRDDQSLPAYDILDDILSGLVEEDLSPKAVAARGHDPALVTKVRRLLLLSEYKRRQAPPGPKITVRNFGRDRRYPLLNRWGANE; this is encoded by the coding sequence GTGACCACAGGGCGATTATCGATTGCGCTTGCTGTCCTGAACCCGACGGTCGGGGATGTCGCCGGCAATATCGAGCGGATCAAGGCCGCCCATAAAGAGGCCACCGATTGCGACCTCGTGGTGTGTTCCGAGCTCTGCGTCTCAGGCTATCCGCCCGAAGATTTGGTGCTGCACGCGCCCTATGCGATCAGGTGCCGCGAAGCGGTCGACGCCCTGGCACAGGTGACGGCGGATGGACCAGCGCTGGTCGTCGGCACGCCATGGCCGGCGGAAGGGCGCCAGCGGAAACCCTATAATGCGTCGGTCCTGCTGGCCGATGGCAAGGTCCAGACCGTCGCCTATAAAAGATATTTGCCCGAATACGGAGTGTTTGACGAGCCGCGGACCTTCTCCGCGTCGACCGCCATCCCCGACCTTGGGATTGTGGCCGGCGTCAGGCTGGGGCTGATGACGTGTGAGGATATGTGGTACCCGACCCCGGCGGCGGATCTGGCGGAGAGGGGGGCGGAAATCTTCGTTGCGCCCCATGGCTCCCCTTTCCGATTGACGGCCCATGCGGAGCGTCTCTTCCACGCTAAGGCGCGGGTGCGGGAAACCGGGCGTCCCTTGGTCTTCACCAATCAGGTGGGGGGCCAGGATGAGCTTGTGTTCGATGGGGGGGCGTTCGCCGTCGATCGGGATGAGGGGGTCTATCGTGGTCCCCTGTTCGCGCGAGGGATCACGCGGACGGTATGGCGGCGGGATGAGGCGGGGCACCTCCGCTTCGAAACGGGGCCATCGGAGGACTGGCCCGTTGAGGAGCCGCTGATCTATCCGGCGCTGGTGACGGGAACCCGTGACTATGTGCGGAAGAGTGGGTTCTCCTCTGTGGTGCTCGGTCTCTCAGGCGGTATCGACAGCGCCATGGTGGCCGCCATCGCCGTCGATGCCCTGGGGCCGGACAATGTCCGCTGCGTCATGCTCCCCTCCCGCTATACCAGTACCGAGAGCCTCGACGATGCCGCGGCCTGCGCAAAGGCCCTGGGGGTGACGTTGGACCGGGTTGAGATTGAGCCCATGATCGCGGTCTTCACGGACAGTTTGGCGCCCCTGTTCGCGGGGAGATCCGCCGATGTGACGGAGGAAAACCTGCAATCCCGGATCCGCGGGACCGCGCTGATGGCGCTTTCCAATAAGTTCGGGTGTCTCCTTCTCTCAACCGGCAACAAGTCCGAAATGGCCACCGGTTATGCGACGCTCTACGGCGATATGAATGGCGCCTATAATCCGCTCAAGGACGTCTATAAATCCGTTGTCTTCCGCCTTGCCCGCTGGCGCAATGCCAACCATCCATCGGGCGGTCTCGGTCCGCGGGGAGAGGTTATTCCTGAGCGGATCATTACCAAACCCCCCTCGGCGGAGCTTCGGGCCGACCAGCGGGACGACCAGTCCCTGCCGGCTTACGATATTCTTGACGATATTCTCTCCGGGCTCGTGGAGGAGGATCTCTCGCCAAAAGCCGTGGCCGCGCGTGGCCACGACCCCGCTCTTGTGACAAAAGTTCGCCGCCTTCTCCTGCTTTCGGAGTATAAGCGCCGCCAAGCGCCGCCGGGACCGAAGATAACGGTCCGAAATTTTGGCCGCGATCGACGCTATCCCCTCCTCAATCGCTGGGGCGCGAACGAATAG
- a CDS encoding MBL fold metallo-hydrolase: protein MSPILAALFATTALTVHPATLHPAAQEAAQGQGSQTTPATPESELRDLGDGLYMITGEGGNIMVSTGADGAFVIDDQFDRLAEKNLALIEEVSEEPIVFVLNTHYHGDHTGGNLAFYNAGATIIAHENVRRRLAEAADKEDGALPVITFSENVTFHWNDQSIRVMHVPNAHTDGDSFVFLPQANVIHSGDLVFSSMYPYIDVEAGGSVDGMLSGLNRIRQLANSETQIVPGHGPLSDEDDVTAQIDLLRTARRLVREQMMEGHDVEAVVEADPLADYNEDWAWRFVSGEKMVRQLFADLMATDTDAKAAVEAGSTADAAETTASAEPPEETAAAEETEEAPETEETAAPAADDASAADAPVPANRDAALDAAVADTSDTSDAPEEENTEDGLGLQDRLEDAQNAAQAAAAAARRRAEQAIDAVRGSGAEEEAASAEENADPDASDAE from the coding sequence ATGTCCCCCATTCTCGCCGCCCTATTCGCGACGACCGCCCTGACCGTACATCCCGCAACATTGCATCCCGCAGCCCAAGAGGCAGCCCAAGGGCAAGGCAGCCAAACGACCCCGGCGACGCCCGAGAGCGAGCTGCGCGATCTCGGCGATGGTCTTTACATGATCACCGGAGAAGGCGGGAATATCATGGTGTCGACGGGCGCCGACGGGGCGTTCGTCATTGACGACCAATTCGACCGCTTAGCCGAGAAGAACCTCGCCCTGATCGAAGAGGTGTCCGAAGAGCCGATCGTCTTCGTTCTCAACACGCACTATCACGGCGACCACACCGGCGGGAACCTCGCCTTCTACAATGCGGGCGCCACCATCATCGCGCACGAAAATGTCCGGCGCCGCCTGGCTGAAGCGGCGGACAAGGAAGACGGCGCCCTGCCCGTAATCACCTTTTCCGAAAACGTCACTTTCCATTGGAACGATCAATCGATCCGGGTCATGCACGTTCCCAACGCCCATACCGACGGCGACTCGTTCGTCTTTCTGCCACAGGCGAATGTCATCCACTCCGGCGATCTCGTCTTCTCCAGCATGTATCCTTATATTGACGTTGAGGCGGGCGGCTCCGTGGACGGCATGTTGAGCGGCCTCAACCGTATTCGCCAATTAGCCAACAGCGAGACCCAGATCGTACCGGGACATGGCCCCCTCTCCGACGAGGATGACGTGACCGCGCAGATCGACCTATTGCGTACCGCCCGTCGTCTGGTCCGTGAGCAGATGATGGAAGGCCACGATGTCGAGGCGGTGGTCGAGGCCGACCCGCTCGCCGACTATAATGAAGACTGGGCCTGGCGCTTTGTCTCCGGCGAAAAGATGGTGCGTCAGCTCTTCGCCGACTTAATGGCAACGGATACCGACGCCAAGGCGGCCGTCGAAGCCGGCTCCACCGCCGACGCCGCCGAGACCACGGCAAGCGCCGAGCCCCCCGAGGAAACTGCGGCGGCAGAGGAGACCGAGGAGGCGCCCGAAACCGAGGAGACCGCCGCCCCCGCCGCGGACGACGCCTCCGCCGCGGACGCGCCGGTTCCGGCCAATCGCGACGCGGCCCTTGACGCCGCTGTGGCCGACACCTCCGACACGTCCGATGCGCCCGAAGAGGAAAACACCGAGGACGGACTTGGCCTTCAGGATCGCCTCGAAGACGCCCAAAATGCCGCGCAAGCCGCTGCGGCCGCGGCACGACGCCGGGCCGAACAGGCGATCGACGCCGTTCGCGGTAGCGGGGCTGAGGAAGAGGCGGCATCCGCCGAGGAAAACGCCGATCCCGATGCCTCCGACGCCGAATAA
- a CDS encoding RNA-binding S4 domain-containing protein encodes MRLPDLTTPSLRLDRWLWHARIFKTRALAARIVSQKGARVTRAGKTQKTTKPSFAIRPGDTLAIVQAQRAIILEVVALGDRRGPAREAQTLYRISDDSPATQGNGRTFPC; translated from the coding sequence GTGCGCTTGCCTGATCTCACCACGCCATCTCTCCGGCTCGATCGGTGGCTGTGGCATGCGCGGATCTTCAAAACCCGCGCCCTTGCGGCGCGAATCGTCTCGCAAAAAGGGGCACGGGTCACCCGGGCGGGGAAGACGCAAAAGACCACCAAACCAAGCTTTGCCATCCGGCCCGGTGATACCCTGGCGATCGTTCAAGCCCAGCGGGCGATCATCCTTGAGGTCGTGGCCCTCGGCGACAGGCGCGGCCCCGCTCGTGAGGCGCAAACCCTTTACCGCATCAGCGACGACAGCCCGGCGACACAGGGCAATGGAAGGACTTTCCCATGCTAA